A part of Desulfofundulus salinus genomic DNA contains:
- the cooS gene encoding anaerobic carbon-monoxide dehydrogenase catalytic subunit: protein MPRFRDPQLTSRPSDKTPRVIDPKSVRRSVDPAVLEMIDVAKEQGVITAFDRVVAQQPQCQFGYKGICCRICMMGPCRIKAEEGPASRGICGANSWTIVARSVGVMILTGCASHAQHGNHIAHTLEMIAEGKAPDYSIKDPEKLVRICKKVGIETEGKETLALAKELAETALEDFRRLKGEGEATWIVKQQIPARVERYRSHMVMPHGIHATISDLVTQAHVGMDNDPVNLVFSAVRVGLADLAGKWIATDLSDIIFGTPQPVVSEANMGVLDPKKVNIVVHGHNPLLSEMIVAAARELEDEARAAGAAGINLAGICCTGNEVLMRQGIPIVTSFASQELAICTGAVDAMVVDVQCIMPGLNTVAQCFGTRLITTSDIVKIPGSMHIDYQEATAMANAKEVIRQAIEAFKERGTRPVHIPNVKNKVVAGWSLEAIFELFKTVNPDNPVRVLNEAILSGELKGVILMAGCNNLKTFQDQAHLDITKAMLKNDVFVISTGCNAQACAKAGLMDPAKVDEFCGPGLKKFYQRISEKADLKYGLPPVFHIGSCVDNSRAAELLMLMAEDLGVDTPKVPFVASAPEAMSGKATSIGTWAVTIGLPTHVGTMPPVEGSDLIYSILTQIAGDVFGGYFILEPDIEVAIQKLLNALEYRTWKLGVHRKVAEDFETALCQNW, encoded by the coding sequence ATGCCAAGGTTTAGGGATCCCCAGCTGACCAGCCGGCCTTCGGATAAGACCCCGCGGGTCATTGATCCCAAGAGTGTCAGGCGTTCCGTTGATCCGGCTGTCCTGGAAATGATTGATGTAGCCAAAGAGCAGGGTGTGATTACCGCCTTTGACCGGGTGGTGGCCCAGCAGCCCCAGTGCCAGTTTGGATATAAGGGCATCTGTTGTCGTATTTGTATGATGGGTCCCTGCCGGATTAAAGCGGAAGAAGGGCCGGCGAGCAGGGGTATATGCGGTGCCAATTCCTGGACCATTGTGGCCCGCAGTGTGGGTGTAATGATCCTCACTGGTTGTGCCTCCCATGCTCAACATGGTAACCATATAGCTCACACGTTGGAAATGATTGCTGAGGGGAAAGCTCCCGACTACTCCATTAAGGACCCCGAGAAACTGGTGCGCATTTGTAAGAAGGTGGGGATTGAAACCGAAGGCAAAGAAACTTTGGCTCTGGCGAAGGAGCTGGCTGAAACAGCCCTGGAGGACTTCCGTCGCCTGAAGGGAGAAGGGGAAGCTACCTGGATAGTGAAGCAGCAAATCCCTGCCCGGGTAGAAAGGTACAGAAGCCATATGGTCATGCCCCACGGGATTCATGCCACCATTTCCGACCTGGTTACCCAGGCCCACGTGGGGATGGATAACGACCCGGTAAACCTGGTATTCAGCGCCGTACGGGTAGGCCTGGCCGACCTGGCCGGCAAGTGGATTGCGACCGACCTTTCCGATATTATTTTCGGTACTCCCCAACCTGTTGTCAGTGAAGCCAATATGGGGGTTTTAGACCCCAAAAAAGTCAATATTGTTGTGCACGGCCATAATCCCCTCTTAAGCGAAATGATTGTGGCTGCGGCCCGGGAATTGGAAGACGAAGCCAGAGCCGCCGGTGCTGCCGGTATTAACCTGGCCGGTATTTGTTGTACGGGAAACGAAGTGCTCATGCGCCAGGGTATTCCCATAGTGACCTCCTTTGCCTCCCAGGAACTGGCCATCTGTACCGGTGCTGTTGATGCCATGGTGGTGGACGTGCAGTGCATCATGCCCGGTTTAAACACGGTGGCCCAGTGCTTTGGAACCAGGTTGATTACCACTTCGGATATTGTGAAGATTCCCGGTAGCATGCACATTGACTATCAGGAGGCAACGGCCATGGCCAACGCTAAAGAAGTCATCCGCCAGGCCATTGAAGCCTTTAAAGAACGGGGAACCCGTCCGGTACACATTCCCAATGTAAAGAACAAAGTGGTGGCAGGCTGGAGTTTGGAGGCTATCTTTGAGCTATTCAAGACTGTTAACCCCGATAACCCGGTACGGGTGCTCAACGAAGCCATTCTTTCCGGGGAACTGAAGGGTGTCATTCTCATGGCCGGGTGCAACAACCTGAAAACCTTCCAGGATCAGGCCCACCTGGATATCACCAAAGCCATGCTGAAAAATGATGTTTTTGTTATTTCCACCGGTTGTAATGCCCAGGCGTGCGCGAAGGCGGGCTTGATGGATCCGGCTAAAGTGGATGAGTTTTGCGGTCCCGGGTTAAAGAAATTTTATCAGCGGATCAGCGAGAAGGCCGATCTTAAGTATGGTTTGCCACCTGTGTTCCACATTGGTTCCTGTGTCGACAACTCCCGGGCGGCCGAACTCTTAATGCTGATGGCCGAAGATCTCGGTGTAGATACTCCCAAAGTGCCCTTTGTCGCCTCAGCCCCGGAGGCTATGAGCGGTAAGGCTACCAGTATTGGTACATGGGCTGTAACCATCGGCTTGCCCACTCATGTGGGAACTATGCCGCCGGTAGAGGGTTCCGACCTGATCTATAGTATTTTGACGCAAATTGCCGGAGATGTATTTGGCGGTTACTTTATCCTGGAACCCGATATTGAGGTGGCCATACAAAAACTGCTCAATGCACTGGAGTACCGTACCTGGAAGCTGGGTGTGCATCGTAAAGTAGCAGAAGACTTTGAAACCGCTCTCTGTCAAAACTGGTAA
- the acsB gene encoding acetyl-CoA decarbonylase/synthase complex subunit alpha/beta, which yields MAEAINFDQIFEGAVEQGKEPKRLFKEAYEGAITAVSYAEILLNQAIRRYGKDHPVGYPDTAYFLPVIRCLSGEEIRTLGDCVPVLNRVRAAMKEEKTFANARQWGEATWYAADIIEAIRYLQYSPENPLHVPPWTGFIGDPVVRQYGTKMVDWTIPGEVLILGRARDPRELARVVNKLMGMGFMLFLCDEVIEQLLEEGVKLGVDLIAYPLGNFTQVVHCANYALRAGMMFGGIKPGLRDAQRDYQRRRIRAFVLYLGEHDMVKTAACMGAINIGIPIITDQPLPEDKQIKDWFIYEPDLEKAIQLGMELREIKITSIEIDAPITVGPAFEGESIRKKDMYVEFGGTRTPSFELVRMVGPDEVEDGKVEVIGPDIDTVQPGSAMPLGIIVDVYGRKMQEDFEPVLERRIHYFTNYGEGLWHVAQRDIMWVRISKGAFEKGFRLKHLGNILYAKFKSEFAAVVDRVQVTIYTDEQKVLEMRELARQYYKKRDDRLKELRDETVDTFYSCTLCQSFAPTHVCIVPPERTGLCGAVSWLDAKASYEINSHGPNQPIKLEGLIDPVKGQWKSVNDFVYQNSQRSIQVVNFYTIMEYPMTSCGCFECILAMVPECNGFMVVNREHGGMTPSGMTFSTMAGTIGGGAQMPGFMGISKSYLASRKFVPADGGLARVVWMPKALKDQLRPQLEEAAEAAGLGKDFVDKIADETVGTSGEEILPFLEEKGHPALSLPPLL from the coding sequence ATGGCCGAAGCCATTAATTTTGACCAGATATTTGAAGGGGCTGTTGAACAGGGTAAGGAGCCAAAGAGACTTTTTAAAGAAGCCTACGAAGGGGCTATTACCGCTGTAAGTTATGCTGAGATTTTGCTGAACCAGGCTATTCGCCGGTATGGCAAGGATCATCCCGTAGGATACCCCGATACTGCTTACTTTTTGCCGGTAATCCGGTGTTTAAGCGGTGAAGAAATTAGGACCCTTGGGGATTGCGTGCCCGTATTGAACCGGGTCCGGGCGGCGATGAAAGAGGAAAAAACCTTTGCCAATGCCCGCCAGTGGGGAGAAGCCACCTGGTACGCTGCAGACATTATCGAGGCTATTCGCTACCTCCAATATAGCCCGGAGAATCCCCTGCATGTTCCACCCTGGACCGGTTTTATCGGCGACCCGGTGGTGCGCCAGTACGGCACCAAGATGGTGGACTGGACCATCCCCGGCGAAGTCCTGATCCTTGGCCGGGCCAGAGATCCCAGGGAGCTGGCCAGGGTTGTCAACAAGTTAATGGGCATGGGCTTCATGCTTTTCCTCTGCGACGAGGTTATCGAACAGTTGTTGGAGGAAGGAGTAAAGCTAGGCGTCGACCTGATTGCCTACCCCCTGGGCAACTTCACCCAGGTGGTCCACTGCGCCAACTACGCCCTGCGGGCCGGCATGATGTTCGGCGGCATCAAGCCGGGCTTAAGGGATGCCCAGCGGGACTACCAGCGCCGGCGGATCCGTGCTTTCGTGCTCTATCTGGGCGAGCACGATATGGTCAAGACGGCCGCCTGCATGGGGGCAATCAACATCGGCATTCCCATTATCACCGACCAGCCCTTGCCTGAAGACAAGCAAATAAAAGACTGGTTTATCTACGAGCCGGATCTGGAAAAAGCCATCCAGCTGGGTATGGAGTTGCGTGAAATCAAAATTACCAGCATAGAAATTGATGCACCCATTACCGTGGGCCCGGCTTTTGAGGGTGAGTCCATCCGCAAGAAGGACATGTATGTGGAATTCGGCGGGACCAGGACTCCTAGCTTCGAGCTCGTGCGCATGGTCGGTCCGGACGAAGTGGAAGACGGCAAGGTGGAAGTGATTGGTCCCGACATCGACACCGTACAACCGGGAAGCGCCATGCCCCTGGGTATCATCGTGGATGTTTACGGGCGTAAGATGCAGGAAGACTTCGAGCCCGTGCTGGAGCGGCGCATACATTACTTCACCAACTACGGGGAAGGTCTGTGGCACGTGGCCCAGCGGGACATCATGTGGGTGCGCATAAGCAAGGGTGCTTTTGAAAAAGGCTTCCGCTTAAAACACCTGGGCAATATCCTCTACGCCAAGTTCAAGTCGGAATTTGCCGCGGTGGTAGACCGGGTGCAGGTAACCATTTACACCGACGAGCAAAAGGTCCTGGAGATGCGGGAACTGGCCCGGCAGTACTACAAGAAACGGGACGACCGGCTCAAGGAGCTGCGGGATGAAACCGTGGACACCTTCTATTCCTGCACTCTCTGCCAGTCCTTTGCCCCCACCCACGTGTGCATCGTTCCTCCCGAACGGACGGGCCTGTGCGGTGCGGTGAGCTGGCTGGACGCCAAGGCTTCCTACGAAATCAACTCCCACGGGCCAAACCAGCCCATCAAGCTGGAGGGGTTGATAGATCCGGTCAAAGGACAGTGGAAGTCGGTCAACGATTTCGTATACCAGAACTCCCAGCGGAGCATTCAAGTGGTAAACTTCTATACCATTATGGAATATCCAATGACTTCCTGTGGCTGCTTTGAGTGCATACTGGCCATGGTGCCGGAGTGCAACGGCTTTATGGTGGTCAACCGGGAGCACGGTGGCATGACCCCCTCGGGGATGACCTTCTCCACCATGGCCGGCACCATTGGCGGCGGTGCCCAGATGCCCGGGTTCATGGGCATCAGTAAGTCCTACCTGGCGTCCCGCAAGTTTGTCCCGGCCGACGGCGGCCTGGCCCGGGTGGTGTGGATGCCCAAGGCCCTGAAAGACCAGCTGCGGCCGCAACTGGAAGAAGCCGCCGAAGCAGCCGGCCTGGGTAAGGACTTTGTGGATAAGATTGCCGATGAAACTGTGGGCACCAGCGGCGAAGAAATCCTGCCCTTCCTGGAGGAGAAGGGGCATCCGGCCCTGAGCCTCCCGCCGCTGCTTTGA
- a CDS encoding aspartate aminotransferase family protein, whose product MTKNTKPVAGQPAGLLDLQEALSLDRTQVKDFHKKYLNAGLATMLELLSFDKLFVRAQGISVWDSQGREYLDFLGGYGALNLGHNHPKVLAALQRVQALPNILQASLGILAAALAHNLALITPGKLQRSFLCNSGAEAVEGAIKLARAATGRSGVIYCQGSFHGKTMGALSVTGREKYQKPFAPLLPQCQAIPFGDLQALEKALQSRQAAAFIVEPIQGEGGINVPPPGYLRKARELCSRYGTLFIADEVQTGFGRTGYMFACEAENVEPDIMCLAKSLGGGMMPVGAYITTDEIWKKAYGGMEKALLHTSTFGGNAMACAAALATIQVIYEENLVEQAREKGAYFLARLKELQERFPLLKEVRGRGLMIGLEFNQPGGLASKVTFGLATRLAEEYTGSLVAGELLNNYGIITAYTLNNPNVIRLEPPLCVTREQIDRVVTALEEIFKRHRGFMSMATSGVKTIFKSLTQKE is encoded by the coding sequence TTGACGAAAAACACCAAACCTGTAGCGGGCCAACCCGCAGGACTTTTGGATCTCCAGGAGGCCCTCTCCCTGGACAGGACACAGGTTAAGGATTTCCATAAAAAGTACCTCAACGCCGGCCTGGCCACCATGCTGGAACTGCTAAGCTTTGACAAACTGTTTGTGCGGGCGCAGGGCATTTCGGTGTGGGACAGTCAGGGCCGGGAATACCTCGATTTTTTGGGTGGTTACGGTGCCCTGAACCTGGGACACAATCACCCCAAAGTACTGGCCGCCCTGCAGCGGGTCCAGGCATTGCCCAACATTCTCCAGGCTTCCCTGGGGATTCTTGCCGCCGCGCTTGCCCACAATCTTGCCCTGATAACCCCCGGCAAGCTGCAACGTTCCTTTCTTTGCAACAGCGGAGCGGAAGCTGTGGAAGGAGCAATCAAACTGGCCCGGGCAGCTACGGGCCGCAGCGGCGTCATCTACTGCCAGGGTTCCTTCCACGGGAAAACCATGGGGGCTCTTTCAGTCACCGGGCGGGAAAAATATCAAAAACCCTTTGCTCCCCTGTTACCCCAGTGCCAGGCCATACCCTTTGGGGATTTACAGGCCCTGGAAAAGGCCCTGCAGTCCCGGCAGGCCGCGGCCTTTATAGTGGAACCAATTCAAGGCGAAGGAGGAATCAACGTGCCCCCACCGGGCTACCTGAGAAAGGCCCGGGAACTTTGCAGCCGTTACGGCACCCTCTTCATTGCCGATGAAGTGCAGACCGGCTTCGGCCGTACGGGGTATATGTTTGCCTGCGAGGCGGAAAATGTAGAACCGGACATTATGTGCCTGGCCAAATCCCTGGGCGGCGGAATGATGCCCGTAGGGGCCTACATCACCACCGACGAAATCTGGAAAAAAGCCTACGGCGGGATGGAAAAGGCCCTCTTACATACTTCTACCTTCGGGGGCAATGCTATGGCCTGCGCCGCAGCCCTGGCCACCATCCAGGTCATTTACGAGGAAAATTTAGTGGAACAGGCCCGGGAAAAGGGCGCCTACTTCCTGGCCCGGCTTAAAGAACTGCAGGAACGCTTCCCCCTGCTGAAAGAAGTACGGGGACGGGGCCTGATGATCGGCCTGGAATTCAACCAACCCGGCGGGCTGGCCTCCAAAGTTACTTTCGGGCTGGCCACCAGGCTGGCTGAAGAATATACGGGCAGTCTGGTTGCCGGGGAACTTTTAAATAACTACGGTATTATTACTGCCTATACCCTCAACAACCCCAATGTTATCCGCCTGGAGCCCCCCCTTTGCGTTACCCGGGAACAAATCGACCGGGTGGTAACCGCTCTGGAGGAGATCTTCAAACGACACCGGGGGTTTATGAGCATGGCCACTTCCGGTGTAAAGACCATCTTTAAATCCCTGACCCAAAAGGAGTAG
- the ylxM gene encoding YlxM family DNA-binding protein: MEKLAWMNLLYDFYGQLLTQRQQKFVELYYAHDLSLGEIAEQFGVSRQAVHDVLKRAEHILTRYEEKLGLVAKFMEQRRRLGEALALLDENSSMNEETLSQVREILRGVMG, translated from the coding sequence ATGGAGAAGCTGGCCTGGATGAACCTCCTTTATGATTTTTACGGGCAGCTGTTGACCCAGCGTCAGCAAAAGTTTGTGGAACTTTACTACGCCCATGATCTTTCCCTGGGCGAAATTGCCGAACAATTTGGTGTCAGTCGCCAGGCAGTTCACGACGTGCTGAAAAGGGCGGAGCACATTCTCACCCGGTATGAGGAAAAACTGGGCCTGGTGGCCAAATTTATGGAACAGCGGCGCCGCCTGGGCGAAGCCCTGGCGCTGCTGGATGAAAATAGTTCGATGAACGAGGAAACTCTATCGCAGGTACGGGAAATCCTGCGGGGTGTAATGGGGTGA
- the ffh gene encoding signal recognition particle protein yields the protein MIFEGLAEKLQETFRKLKSKGRLTEADVDEAMKEVRRALLAADVNFQVVKSFVARVKERAVGQDVLSSLTPAQQVIKIVRDELAGLMGGTQSKLNLAPKPPTVVMMVGLHGAGKTTTAAKLANLMRKQGRRPMLVAGDVYRPAAIKQLQVLGEQLGIPVFSMGDRHTPVDIARAAVEHAVKQGRDLVIIDTAGRLEINEEMMAELETLKAAVRPHEILLVVDAMTGQVAVNIAETFNKRLGLDGVVLTKLDGDTRGGAALSIKAVTGCPIKFVGVGEKLDALEPFHPDRMADRILGMGDVLTLIEKAQANFDAEQVARLNKKIRSADFTLDDFLEQLQEVKKLGPIQQIISMIPGLGNMKKLKELGDIDDRELVYVEAIIKSMTPWERAHPHEINGSRRRRIARGSGTTVQKVNSVLKQFEQTRKMMRQLAEMGKGGKKGGKLPRNLFLGKDNPLF from the coding sequence ATGATATTTGAAGGCCTGGCTGAAAAGTTGCAGGAAACCTTCCGCAAGTTAAAAAGTAAAGGTCGGCTTACGGAGGCCGATGTGGACGAGGCTATGAAAGAAGTGCGCCGGGCCCTTCTGGCCGCCGACGTGAATTTCCAGGTGGTAAAATCTTTCGTTGCCCGGGTTAAGGAGCGGGCGGTGGGTCAGGATGTCCTGTCCAGTTTAACACCGGCGCAGCAGGTTATTAAAATTGTGCGGGATGAGCTGGCCGGTTTGATGGGTGGGACCCAGAGCAAGCTCAACCTGGCCCCCAAGCCGCCCACCGTGGTGATGATGGTGGGGTTGCACGGGGCTGGGAAAACCACCACGGCGGCCAAACTGGCCAACCTGATGCGCAAACAGGGACGCCGCCCCATGTTGGTGGCGGGCGACGTCTACCGCCCGGCGGCCATCAAACAATTGCAGGTGCTGGGGGAGCAACTGGGTATCCCTGTATTTTCCATGGGGGACCGGCATACCCCGGTGGATATTGCCCGGGCGGCCGTAGAACACGCCGTAAAACAGGGCCGGGACCTGGTGATCATTGATACAGCCGGAAGGTTGGAAATAAATGAAGAGATGATGGCCGAGCTGGAGACCCTCAAAGCTGCCGTGCGTCCCCACGAGATTTTGCTGGTGGTGGATGCCATGACCGGCCAGGTGGCGGTTAATATAGCCGAGACTTTCAATAAACGGCTGGGACTGGACGGGGTGGTGCTTACCAAACTGGATGGTGACACCCGGGGTGGGGCGGCCCTGTCCATCAAGGCCGTTACCGGCTGTCCCATTAAATTTGTGGGGGTGGGTGAGAAGCTGGATGCCCTGGAACCCTTCCACCCCGACCGCATGGCCGACCGGATTCTGGGCATGGGGGATGTACTCACCCTCATTGAAAAGGCCCAGGCCAATTTCGACGCCGAACAGGTGGCCCGGCTGAATAAAAAGATCCGCAGTGCCGATTTTACTCTGGATGATTTCCTGGAGCAGCTCCAGGAAGTGAAGAAGCTGGGGCCCATCCAGCAGATCATCAGCATGATCCCCGGGCTGGGCAATATGAAGAAGCTAAAGGAACTGGGGGATATTGACGACAGGGAACTGGTTTATGTGGAAGCCATTATCAAATCCATGACCCCCTGGGAACGGGCCCATCCCCACGAGATCAACGGCAGCCGCCGCCGGCGCATTGCCCGGGGCAGCGGGACCACGGTGCAGAAGGTTAACAGCGTTTTAAAGCAGTTTGAACAGACGCGCAAAATGATGCGCCAGCTGGCTGAAATGGGCAAAGGAGGCAAAAAGGGGGGCAAGCTGCCCAGAAACTTATTCCTGGGTAAAGATAACCCCTTATTTTAA
- the rpsP gene encoding 30S ribosomal protein S16: MAVKIRLRRMGAKKNPFYRIVVADSRSPRDGRFVEELGYYDPLKEPAEIKIDEARALKWLKNGAQLTDTARALFQKAGLLNKPAGESQ; the protein is encoded by the coding sequence GTGGCCGTTAAGATCAGGTTGAGAAGGATGGGGGCCAAGAAAAACCCTTTTTACCGTATTGTGGTGGCGGATTCCCGTTCCCCCCGGGACGGCCGGTTTGTGGAAGAGCTGGGGTATTATGACCCCTTGAAGGAGCCGGCTGAAATCAAGATTGACGAAGCCAGGGCACTGAAATGGCTCAAGAACGGTGCCCAGCTTACCGATACCGCCCGGGCGTTGTTCCAGAAAGCCGGGTTGCTGAATAAGCCCGCCGGGGAGAGCCAGTAG
- a CDS encoding KH domain-containing protein: MKEVVEILAKALVDQPDKVCVNMIEKDKSCLIELKVAPEDMGKVIGKQGRIARAIRTVAKAAAARQRKKVTVEIV; encoded by the coding sequence ATGAAGGAAGTGGTGGAGATCCTGGCCAAGGCCCTGGTGGACCAACCGGACAAAGTTTGCGTCAATATGATTGAAAAGGATAAATCCTGCCTGATTGAACTGAAGGTAGCCCCGGAAGACATGGGCAAGGTAATTGGCAAACAGGGTCGTATTGCCAGGGCCATCCGCACCGTGGCCAAGGCTGCGGCCGCCAGGCAGCGCAAAAAAGTAACCGTGGAGATAGTATAG